A region of Salinibacter sp. 10B DNA encodes the following proteins:
- a CDS encoding carbohydrate-binding family 9-like protein → MPLRSVQSASLRRPSKRDAHLTTLLTGFFGPVNRIFLKLVGAQPDPSNGKTDSPSPLSLLLGLSLGLLFLPGCGSESPDRASVSGTNRLPFSPRTYAIQRAPTPPTIDGRLTETAWAEADWTAPFVNSQGRNYPSPPFQTRAKMMWDDTYLYVAAQLEETDVRATFTTRDTSIWRENAFELFIDPDGDTHNYYEYQINARETQWDLLLTKPYRDAETPRISAWDIRGLKKGVTVQGTLNDPSDTDEGWTVELALPWSVLAETAPNAQPPQDGDQWRLNLTRMQWPVTVTDGNYVQDTTDSGAFAWSPQGGTGNYHKPERWGIVEFSTAPTNAPANTVRVPPNERVKWALRRLYYRQNAYREANGTYASSLRALNAADISLENRTFNPRLQTTQSSYEITASGANGASVHIRHDGKVWTTTE, encoded by the coding sequence ATGCCGCTACGTAGCGTACAATCCGCCTCTCTGCGACGTCCCTCCAAGCGGGACGCGCACCTCACAACCCTGCTCACTGGTTTCTTTGGTCCCGTGAACCGAATTTTTTTGAAGCTGGTCGGAGCACAGCCGGACCCATCAAACGGGAAAACAGACAGCCCCTCCCCCCTCTCCCTCTTATTGGGACTGTCCCTCGGCCTCTTGTTCCTGCCCGGCTGCGGAAGCGAATCCCCCGACCGAGCGTCGGTTTCCGGCACCAATCGGCTTCCGTTCTCCCCACGCACATACGCCATTCAGCGCGCCCCTACGCCTCCGACCATCGACGGACGCCTCACGGAAACAGCTTGGGCGGAAGCCGACTGGACTGCCCCCTTCGTGAACAGCCAGGGTCGCAATTACCCGTCTCCTCCGTTCCAAACGCGCGCCAAGATGATGTGGGACGACACCTACCTGTATGTGGCTGCCCAGCTAGAGGAAACGGACGTTCGGGCCACCTTCACGACCCGCGACACGTCCATCTGGCGCGAGAATGCTTTTGAACTCTTTATCGACCCGGACGGCGATACGCACAACTACTACGAGTACCAGATCAATGCCCGAGAAACCCAATGGGACCTTCTTCTCACGAAGCCCTACCGGGACGCTGAGACGCCCCGCATTAGCGCATGGGACATTCGCGGTCTCAAAAAGGGGGTGACCGTACAGGGCACACTCAATGACCCATCGGACACCGACGAGGGCTGGACCGTTGAGCTCGCGCTGCCGTGGTCGGTGCTTGCCGAAACGGCCCCCAACGCCCAGCCCCCACAGGACGGCGACCAGTGGCGCCTCAATCTTACACGAATGCAATGGCCTGTAACGGTCACGGATGGCAACTACGTGCAGGACACCACCGATAGCGGAGCCTTCGCGTGGTCGCCCCAGGGAGGCACGGGCAACTATCATAAGCCCGAACGGTGGGGGATTGTCGAGTTTTCGACCGCTCCTACCAATGCCCCTGCGAACACCGTCCGGGTCCCCCCCAACGAACGTGTAAAGTGGGCATTGCGTCGGTTGTACTACCGCCAAAATGCCTACCGGGAGGCGAACGGGACATACGCATCCTCCCTCCGGGCCCTCAACGCCGCGGACATTTCTTTGGAGAACCGCACGTTCAATCCGCGCTTGCAAACGACGCAAAGCTCTTACGAAATTACGGCGTCCGGCGCGAATGGCGCCTCCGTCCATATCCGCCACGACGGCAAGGTATGGACCACGACGGAATGA
- a CDS encoding carbohydrate-binding family 9-like protein: MTLRRLLVLWMLGVLAAFGVGPGWGTAQAQSPSNEQDRLPYNPRTYTIYRADSSISVDGAFHEASWQAAPWTTEFVDIRGGDAPTPQFRTRAKMVWDDDALYVAAQLEEPDVWGTLTQRDTVIYYDNDFEVFIDPTGSTHNYYEVEVNALETVWDLMLTKPYRDGGSALDAWDIRGIDVAVQVQGTLNDPSDTDEGWTVEMALPWRVLEEAAPEGRPPQPGDQWRLNFSRVQWPTTVVNGRYRKDIDSTKAHPENNWVWSPQGVIDMHRPERWGIVQFTDVVAGADPVPVAEQPNRAVKWALRQLYYRQRDYREAHGTYASSLSALDADEISLEDRPFTPTLQATQSMYEITAPGANDTTVHIRHDGKVWTTAN; encoded by the coding sequence ATGACCCTCCGTCGTTTACTGGTGCTATGGATGCTGGGCGTGCTTGCGGCGTTCGGCGTTGGTCCCGGATGGGGGACCGCTCAGGCACAGTCCCCTTCCAATGAACAGGACCGTCTTCCGTACAATCCGCGCACCTATACCATCTACCGGGCCGACTCGTCCATCTCGGTGGACGGGGCCTTCCACGAGGCAAGCTGGCAGGCGGCCCCCTGGACAACGGAATTCGTTGACATCCGCGGCGGGGACGCCCCAACGCCGCAGTTTCGAACCCGCGCAAAGATGGTGTGGGATGACGATGCCCTGTACGTGGCCGCCCAGCTGGAAGAGCCTGACGTCTGGGGAACCCTCACGCAGCGGGACACGGTGATCTATTACGACAATGACTTCGAGGTCTTTATCGACCCGACGGGCTCGACCCACAACTACTACGAGGTGGAAGTCAATGCCCTGGAAACGGTGTGGGACCTGATGCTCACGAAGCCGTACCGCGACGGCGGGTCCGCCCTTGATGCCTGGGACATTCGTGGAATCGACGTGGCCGTACAGGTGCAAGGAACGCTCAACGACCCGTCGGATACCGATGAGGGATGGACGGTCGAGATGGCCCTGCCGTGGCGTGTACTGGAAGAAGCCGCTCCGGAAGGACGCCCGCCGCAGCCCGGCGACCAGTGGCGCCTCAATTTTTCCCGCGTCCAGTGGCCCACGACTGTCGTCAACGGCCGATACCGAAAAGACATTGACTCCACCAAAGCTCACCCCGAGAACAACTGGGTCTGGTCGCCGCAGGGTGTCATCGACATGCACCGGCCAGAGCGCTGGGGCATCGTTCAGTTCACAGATGTGGTTGCCGGCGCCGATCCCGTCCCGGTGGCCGAGCAGCCGAACCGGGCGGTCAAGTGGGCACTTCGACAACTCTACTATCGCCAGCGTGATTATCGCGAGGCCCACGGCACCTATGCCTCTTCCCTGTCCGCTCTCGACGCGGACGAGATTTCACTTGAGGACCGTCCCTTTACCCCGACCCTTCAGGCCACGCAGAGCATGTATGAAATTACGGCGCCCGGGGCCAACGACACTACAGTCCACATTCGCCACGACGGCAAGGTGTGGACGACGGCAAACTAA